One Littorina saxatilis isolate snail1 linkage group LG12, US_GU_Lsax_2.0, whole genome shotgun sequence genomic region harbors:
- the LOC138981894 gene encoding uncharacterized protein, whose translation MAFTCAIAKCSNGSYRLNKWKKEICPVHAAVREIDLNCDCEAPFCLWTIPTRKKKPAQRDKWKILINRVHPVTTRLLSPSKDQRVCSIHFKDGRPTANNPYPTQHLGYPQFEKKVKRVLTFEESANLPSTRGRGRRRETTPALPPLLFLADHTYFDLPPDIAAVEENNIVDDPEVEIVDDPELEIAVASEQQLGNHQLLLIIFTLFSVILLLINRMRSMFLQVVQALLQCAKLEKEVVELKSALEEVRKELRLKEESQRKPKVLEKKTKKKKTRIYEHQYHQRP comes from the exons ATGGCTTTCACCTGTGCCATTGCTAAGTGTAGTAATGGTAGCTACCGTCTGAATAAATGGAAGAAGGAAATCTGTCCTGTCCATGCAGCCGTGAGGGAAATTGACTTGAACTGTGACTGCGAAGCTCCTTTTTG tttGTGGACGATACCAACTCGCAAGAAAAAACCAGCGCAACGGGACAAGTGGAAGATCTTAATCAACAGAGTGCATCCAGTGACCACTAGGCTGCTCTCCCCATCAAAAGACCAGCGCGTATGTTCTATACATTTCAAAGATGGCAGACCGACTGCGAACAATCCATACCCCACTCAACACCTTGGTTATCCACAGTTTGAGAAAAAA gTGAAACGAGTCCTGACGTTTGAAGAAAGCGCCAACCTGCCTTCAACACGAGGCAGAGGCAGACGCAGAGAGACAACGCCAGCACTGCCCCCTCTCCTTTTTCTTGCCGATCACACTTATTTTGATCTGCCCCCTGACATTGCCGCTGTTGAAGAGAACAACATTGTTGATGACCCTGAGGTGGAAATCGTCGATGACCCCGAGCTGGAGATTGCAGTTGCTTCAGAGCAGCAACTTGGAAACCACCAACTTCTGCTTATCATCTTCACATTGTTTTCAGTGATCCTACTACTCATCAATAGAATGCGATCCATGTTTCTTCAGGTCGTGCAAGCTCTCCTGCAGTGTGCCAAGCTGGAAAAAGAGGTTGTGGAACTAAAGAGTGCACTGGAGGAAGTACGCAAAGAGCTGAGATTGAAAGAGGAGTCACAAAGGAAACCAAAAGTGTTggaaaagaagacaaagaagaagaagacaagaatATATGAGCATCAGTATCACCAACGACCATGA